A genomic segment from Streptomyces sp. NBC_00459 encodes:
- a CDS encoding DUF5941 domain-containing protein — protein MPTAILTGQPVPGSSIEDDLRSLGFDVRIATDVADTETLLAESSCDERVAVVDARFVGHLHALRLGLTDPRFPLAAVPGAVSAQPGAGRTALTRELAREISACDDATKDPGKAFSAVAVDSLADRIALALDADALGVHRPELGSLTAAVPADPEARAVARQAVAAVDDEAVRLKSAVKSRDGFFTTFCVSPYSRYLARWCARRGLTPNQVTTASLLTALIAAGCAATGTRGGFVTAGVLLLVSFVLDCTDGQLARYSLQYSTLGAWLDATFDRAKEYAYYAGLALGAARGGDDVWALALGAMVLQTCRHVVDFAFNEANHDATANTSPTAALSDRLDGVGWTVWVRRMIVLPIGERWALIAVLTALTTPRTTFTVLLVGCGFAATYTTAGRVLRSLTRTAQRTERAAQALADLADSGPLAELVERIPGRTPGASRLLLALEGAAVLTFAVSVCAYGSPIPVALTVLYVLSAGSAVALPLTGRLDWLVPPVFRAAEYGTVLILAGKAEVNGALPAAFGLVAAVAYHHYDTVYRIRGNAGAPPRWLVRASGGHEGRTLVVVVLAALLSASQFVVALTVLAVVVALLVLTESIRYWVTAHQGGAPAVHDEGVPA, from the coding sequence TTGCCGACCGCCATCCTCACGGGTCAGCCGGTTCCCGGATCGTCGATCGAGGACGATCTGCGGTCCCTGGGCTTCGACGTGCGGATCGCGACCGACGTCGCCGACACCGAGACCCTCCTCGCCGAGTCGTCCTGTGACGAACGCGTCGCCGTCGTGGACGCCCGCTTCGTCGGCCACCTGCACGCGCTGCGCCTCGGCCTCACCGACCCCCGCTTCCCGCTCGCCGCGGTACCGGGCGCCGTGTCGGCACAGCCCGGCGCCGGCCGCACCGCCCTGACCCGCGAACTGGCCCGCGAGATCTCCGCGTGCGACGACGCCACGAAAGACCCCGGCAAAGCCTTCTCCGCCGTGGCCGTGGACAGCCTCGCCGACCGCATCGCCCTCGCTCTGGACGCGGACGCCCTCGGCGTGCACCGCCCCGAGCTGGGCAGCCTGACCGCAGCCGTCCCCGCCGACCCCGAGGCCCGCGCCGTCGCACGGCAGGCCGTCGCAGCCGTCGACGACGAGGCCGTACGCCTGAAGTCGGCCGTGAAGTCCCGGGACGGCTTCTTCACCACCTTCTGCGTCAGCCCGTACTCCCGTTATCTGGCCCGCTGGTGCGCCCGCCGCGGCCTCACCCCCAACCAGGTCACCACCGCCTCTCTGCTCACCGCGCTGATCGCGGCCGGCTGCGCGGCCACCGGCACCCGCGGCGGCTTCGTCACGGCGGGTGTGCTCCTCCTGGTCTCCTTCGTCCTGGACTGCACGGACGGCCAGCTCGCCCGCTACTCCCTCCAGTACTCGACGCTCGGTGCCTGGCTGGACGCCACCTTCGACCGCGCCAAGGAGTACGCCTACTACGCGGGCCTCGCACTGGGCGCGGCCCGGGGCGGCGACGACGTATGGGCGCTGGCCCTCGGCGCGATGGTCCTGCAGACCTGCCGGCACGTCGTCGACTTCGCCTTCAACGAGGCCAATCACGACGCGACGGCGAACACCAGCCCCACCGCCGCCCTCTCCGACCGGCTCGACGGCGTCGGCTGGACGGTCTGGGTGCGGCGGATGATCGTCCTGCCGATCGGCGAGCGCTGGGCCCTGATCGCCGTCCTCACGGCGCTCACCACCCCCCGGACCACCTTCACCGTGCTGCTCGTCGGCTGCGGCTTCGCGGCGACGTACACCACTGCGGGGCGCGTCCTGCGCTCACTCACACGAACGGCGCAGCGCACCGAGCGAGCTGCGCAAGCCCTGGCGGACCTCGCGGACAGCGGGCCGCTCGCGGAGCTGGTCGAGCGAATCCCCGGGCGCACACCGGGCGCCTCGCGCCTCCTCCTGGCGCTGGAAGGCGCGGCGGTGCTGACCTTCGCCGTGTCGGTGTGCGCCTACGGCAGCCCGATCCCCGTCGCCCTCACCGTGCTGTACGTGCTCAGCGCGGGCAGCGCGGTCGCACTGCCACTCACGGGCCGCCTCGACTGGCTCGTCCCCCCGGTCTTCCGGGCCGCCGAATACGGCACAGTCCTCATCCTCGCGGGCAAAGCGGAGGTAAACGGAGCACTTCCCGCGGCTTTCGGCCTCGTGGCCGCCGTCGCCTACCATCACTACGACACGGTGTACCGCATCCGTGGCAACGCCGGAGCGCCCCCGCGCTGGCTGGTACGGGCGAGCGGAGGGCACGAGGGCCGGACGCTGGTGGTCGTCGTACTGGCCGCACTGCTCAGTGCCTCGCAGTTCGTGGTCGCGCTCACGGTCCTCGCCGTGGTCGTGGCCCTGCTGGTGCTCACCGAGAGCATCCGCTACTGGGTGACCGCCCACCAGGGCGGCGCGCCCGCCGTACACGACGAAGGAGTACCCGCATGA
- a CDS encoding phosphocholine cytidylyltransferase family protein has product MIGLVLAAGAGRRLRPYTDSLPKALVPVGPAGDEDGPTVLDLTLANFAEIGLTEAAIIVGYRKEAVYERQTALEKKYGLKITLIDNDRAEEWNNAYSLWCGRDALADGVILANGDTVHPVSVERTLLAARGDGKRIILALDTVKDLADEEMKVIVDPENGVRRITKLMDPAEATGEYIGVTLIEGAAAADLADALKTVWETDPQQFYEHGYQELVDRGFRIDVAPIGEVPWVEIDNHDDLARGREIACRY; this is encoded by the coding sequence ATGATCGGCCTCGTGCTGGCGGCCGGCGCCGGACGGCGTCTGCGCCCCTACACCGACAGCCTGCCCAAGGCTCTCGTGCCGGTCGGTCCCGCGGGCGACGAGGACGGCCCCACCGTCCTCGACCTCACCCTCGCCAACTTCGCCGAGATCGGCCTCACCGAGGCCGCGATCATCGTCGGCTACCGCAAGGAAGCCGTGTACGAGCGGCAGACGGCCCTGGAGAAGAAGTACGGGCTGAAGATCACCCTCATCGACAACGACCGCGCCGAGGAGTGGAACAACGCCTACTCCCTCTGGTGCGGCCGGGACGCCCTCGCCGACGGGGTGATCCTCGCCAACGGCGACACCGTGCACCCCGTCTCCGTCGAACGGACGCTGCTCGCCGCGCGCGGCGACGGGAAGCGCATCATCCTGGCCCTCGACACGGTGAAGGATCTCGCCGACGAGGAGATGAAGGTGATCGTGGACCCGGAGAACGGCGTACGGAGGATCACCAAGCTGATGGACCCGGCCGAGGCCACCGGCGAGTACATCGGCGTCACCCTCATCGAGGGCGCCGCCGCCGCCGACCTGGCCGACGCGCTGAAGACCGTGTGGGAGACCGACCCCCAGCAGTTCTACGAGCACGGTTACCAGGAACTGGTCGACCGTGGCTTCCGGATCGACGTGGCGCCCATCGGTGAGGTTCCCTGGGTCGAGATAGACAACCACGACGATCTGGCCCGAGGACGGGAGATCGCGTGCCGGTACTGA
- a CDS encoding iron-containing alcohol dehydrogenase family protein, with protein sequence MPVLTRLIPSPVVVDIRRGALNDLADVLFDQRISHSGKIAVAISSGSGARLRERLAPALPGASWYEVAGGTIDDAVKLGDAIKSGHYDAVVGLGGGRIIDCAKFAAARVGLPLVAVATNLAHDGLCSPVATLDNDAGRGSYGVPNPIAVVIDLDVIREAPARFVRSGIGDAMSNISAVADWELACQVNGEKIDGLAAAMARQAGEAVLRHPGGVGDNAFLQVLAEALVLTGIAMSVSGDSRPSSGACHEINHAFDLLYPKRAASHGEQCGLGAAFAMFLRGAPEEAAYMAEVLRRHGLPVLPEEIGFTTDEFVRVVEYAPQTRPGRYTILEHLDLTNDQIKDTYADYVKAIGS encoded by the coding sequence GTGCCGGTACTGACGAGGCTGATCCCCTCGCCGGTCGTCGTCGACATCCGCCGGGGGGCCCTGAACGATCTGGCGGATGTGCTGTTCGACCAGCGGATCTCGCACTCCGGGAAGATCGCGGTCGCGATCAGCTCCGGCTCCGGCGCCAGACTGCGCGAGCGGCTCGCCCCGGCGCTGCCCGGCGCGAGCTGGTACGAGGTCGCCGGCGGCACCATCGACGACGCGGTCAAGCTGGGCGACGCCATCAAGTCGGGCCACTACGACGCCGTGGTCGGCCTCGGCGGCGGCCGGATCATCGACTGCGCCAAGTTCGCCGCCGCCCGGGTGGGCCTGCCACTCGTCGCCGTCGCCACCAACCTCGCGCACGACGGCCTGTGTTCCCCGGTCGCGACCCTCGACAACGACGCGGGGCGCGGCTCGTACGGCGTGCCCAACCCGATCGCCGTCGTCATCGACCTCGACGTGATCCGCGAGGCACCCGCGCGGTTCGTGCGCTCCGGCATCGGCGACGCCATGTCGAACATCTCCGCGGTCGCCGACTGGGAGCTGGCCTGCCAGGTCAACGGCGAGAAGATCGACGGACTCGCCGCCGCGATGGCCCGGCAGGCCGGCGAAGCCGTACTGCGCCACCCCGGCGGGGTCGGCGACAACGCGTTCCTCCAGGTACTGGCCGAGGCCCTCGTCCTCACCGGTATCGCCATGTCGGTGTCGGGCGACTCCCGCCCGTCCTCCGGCGCCTGTCACGAGATCAACCACGCCTTCGACCTGCTGTACCCCAAGCGCGCCGCCAGCCACGGCGAACAGTGCGGCCTCGGCGCCGCCTTCGCCATGTTCCTGCGGGGCGCGCCCGAAGAGGCGGCCTACATGGCCGAGGTACTGCGCCGGCACGGACTGCCGGTGCTGCCGGAGGAGATCGGCTTCACCACGGACGAGTTCGTACGGGTCGTCGAGTACGCCCCGCAGACCAGACCCGGTCGCTACACGATCCTGGAACACCTCGACCTCACGAACGACCAGATCAAGGACACGTACGCGGACTATGTCAAGGCCATCGGTAGCTGA
- a CDS encoding CDP-alcohol phosphatidyltransferase family protein, translating into MSRPSVAELRPVVHPEGVKDRRSGEHWAGRLYMREVSLRVDPYLVNTRITPNQLTYLMVVAGVLAGAALLVPGLTGAVLAVLLMQLYLLLDCVDGEIARWRNQTSITGVYLDRIGHYLSEAALLIGFGLRGADLWDGSGNPEWLWAFLGTLAALGAILIKAETDLVDVARSRSGLAAAKEELSVPRSEGLALARRAAAALKFHRLIGGIEASLFVLFVAVLDLIGGELFWTRLGIAVLAGIAILQTVLHLVSILASSRLR; encoded by the coding sequence ATGTCAAGGCCATCGGTAGCTGAACTACGCCCCGTCGTCCACCCCGAAGGGGTGAAGGACCGGCGCAGCGGCGAGCACTGGGCGGGACGCCTCTACATGCGCGAGGTGTCCCTGCGGGTCGACCCGTACCTGGTGAACACCAGGATCACGCCCAACCAGCTCACGTACCTGATGGTCGTCGCGGGTGTTCTGGCGGGCGCTGCGCTCCTGGTGCCGGGCCTCACCGGGGCGGTCCTGGCCGTCCTGCTGATGCAGCTGTACCTGCTCCTCGACTGCGTCGACGGGGAGATCGCCCGCTGGCGCAACCAGACCTCGATCACCGGCGTGTACCTCGACCGCATCGGCCACTACCTGTCCGAGGCGGCCCTGCTGATCGGCTTCGGGCTGCGCGGCGCCGACCTGTGGGACGGATCCGGGAACCCCGAGTGGCTGTGGGCGTTCCTCGGCACCCTGGCCGCGCTCGGCGCGATCCTGATCAAGGCGGAGACCGACCTGGTGGACGTGGCCCGGTCCCGCAGCGGTCTGGCCGCCGCCAAGGAAGAGCTGTCGGTGCCGCGCTCCGAGGGGCTCGCCCTGGCCCGCAGGGCCGCCGCCGCACTGAAGTTCCACCGGCTGATCGGCGGCATCGAGGCGAGCCTGTTCGTCCTCTTCGTGGCGGTCCTCGACCTCATCGGCGGCGAGCTGTTCTGGACCCGCCTGGGCATCGCCGTCCTGGCCGGCATCGCGATCCTGCAGACCGTGCTGCACCTTGTGTCCATCCTCGCGTCGAGCAGGTTGCGGTGA
- a CDS encoding glycosyltransferase family 2 protein has protein sequence MRVGAVIITMGNRPDELCALVDSIAKQEGDPVQVVVVGNGSPVPDLPEGVRSIELPENLGIPGGRNVGIEAFGPAGRDVDILMFLDDDGLLGHQDTAELCRQAFTADPELGIISFRIADPETGLTQRRHVPRPGTTDPMRSSRVTSFLGGANAVRTKVFAEVGILPEEFFYAHEETDLAWRALDAGWMIDYRADMLLYHPATAPSRHAVYHRMVARNRVWLARRNLPAPLVPVYLGDWLLLTLLRRPSRPALRAWWGGFKEGLTTPCGPRRPIRWRTVWRLTRLGRPPVI, from the coding sequence ATGAGAGTCGGAGCGGTGATCATCACCATGGGCAACCGCCCCGACGAACTGTGCGCCCTCGTGGACTCGATCGCCAAACAGGAGGGCGACCCGGTCCAGGTCGTCGTCGTCGGCAACGGCTCGCCCGTTCCGGACCTCCCCGAGGGCGTACGGAGCATCGAGCTGCCCGAGAACCTCGGCATCCCCGGCGGACGCAACGTCGGCATCGAGGCGTTCGGCCCGGCCGGCCGCGACGTCGACATCCTGATGTTCCTGGACGACGACGGCCTCCTCGGCCACCAGGACACCGCCGAACTGTGCCGCCAGGCCTTCACCGCCGACCCGGAACTGGGCATCATCAGCTTCCGTATCGCCGACCCCGAGACCGGCCTCACCCAGCGCCGCCATGTACCCCGCCCGGGCACCACGGACCCGATGCGCAGCTCCCGGGTCACCAGCTTCCTGGGCGGCGCCAACGCCGTCCGTACCAAGGTCTTCGCCGAAGTGGGCATCCTGCCCGAGGAGTTCTTCTACGCCCACGAGGAGACCGACCTGGCCTGGCGGGCCCTCGACGCGGGCTGGATGATCGACTACCGGGCCGACATGCTGCTCTACCACCCCGCGACCGCGCCCTCGCGGCACGCGGTCTACCACCGCATGGTCGCCCGCAACCGAGTCTGGCTGGCCCGCCGAAACCTTCCAGCCCCCCTCGTACCCGTGTACCTGGGGGACTGGCTGCTCCTCACACTCCTCCGCCGACCCTCCCGCCCGGCGCTCAGAGCCTGGTGGGGCGGGTTCAAGGAGGGCCTGACCACCCCGTGCGGACCCCGCCGGCCCATCCGGTGGCGTACGGTGTGGCGGCTGACCCGACTGGGCCGCCCCCCAGTGATCTGA
- a CDS encoding ABC transporter permease, protein MSETTHDGGVAVSDRPSPDDGLSAADLAAKYGLAVSGARPRLVEYVRQLWGRRHFILAFSQAKLTAQYSQAKLGQLWQVATPLLNAAVYFFIFGVILKADRGMPREVYIPFLVTGVFVFTFTQSSVMAGVRAISGNLGLVRALHFPRAALPVSFALQQLQQLLFSMIVLFVVSIGFGSYPKASWLLILPALALQFLFNTGLALIMARWGSATPDLAQLMPFVMRTWMYASGVMFSIPVMLADKPQWVADVLQWNPAAIYMDLMRFALIDGYGSENLPPHVWAVAGGWAALFAVGGFVYFWQSEERYGRG, encoded by the coding sequence GTGAGTGAGACAACGCATGACGGCGGTGTCGCGGTGAGCGACCGACCGTCACCCGACGACGGCCTCTCCGCGGCCGACCTCGCCGCGAAGTACGGGCTCGCCGTGAGCGGCGCCCGCCCTCGACTCGTCGAGTACGTCCGCCAGCTCTGGGGACGGCGTCACTTCATCCTGGCCTTCTCGCAGGCGAAACTGACCGCCCAGTACAGCCAGGCCAAACTCGGCCAGCTGTGGCAGGTGGCCACGCCGCTGCTGAACGCGGCCGTGTACTTCTTCATCTTCGGCGTGATCCTCAAAGCCGACCGCGGTATGCCCCGCGAGGTGTACATCCCGTTCCTCGTCACGGGCGTCTTCGTGTTCACCTTCACGCAGAGCTCGGTGATGGCGGGCGTACGCGCGATCTCCGGCAACCTGGGCCTGGTGCGCGCCCTGCACTTCCCGCGCGCCGCCCTGCCGGTCTCCTTCGCGCTGCAACAGCTCCAGCAGCTGCTCTTCTCGATGATCGTGCTGTTCGTGGTCTCGATCGGCTTCGGCAGCTACCCCAAGGCGTCCTGGCTGCTGATCCTCCCGGCGCTGGCACTCCAGTTCCTCTTCAACACCGGCCTCGCGCTGATCATGGCCCGGTGGGGCTCGGCCACCCCGGACCTCGCCCAGCTGATGCCGTTCGTGATGCGTACGTGGATGTACGCGTCCGGAGTGATGTTCTCCATCCCGGTCATGCTCGCCGACAAGCCACAGTGGGTCGCCGACGTCCTCCAGTGGAACCCGGCCGCCATCTACATGGACCTGATGCGCTTCGCGCTCATCGACGGCTACGGCTCGGAGAACCTCCCGCCGCACGTCTGGGCGGTCGCGGGCGGCTGGGCCGCGCTCTTCGCCGTCGGCGGCTTCGTGTACTTCTGGCAGTCGGAGGAGAGGTACGGCCGTGGCTGA
- a CDS encoding ABC transporter ATP-binding protein: MADPIPGAKIPTVIADELHIVYRVNGAKTGKGSATSALSRIVRRGESPGVRKVHAVRGVSFVSYRGEAVGLIGSNGSGKSTLLRAIAGLLPAESGHVYTDGQPSLLGVNAALMNDLTGERNVILGGLAMGMSREEIRERYQQIVDFSGINEKGDFITLPMRTYSSGMAARLRFSIAAAKDHDVLMIDEALATGDRSFQKRSEDRIRELRKHAGTVFLVSHNNKSIRDTCDRVLWLERGELRMDGPTDEVLKEYEKFTGK, from the coding sequence GTGGCTGACCCGATTCCCGGGGCCAAGATCCCCACTGTGATCGCGGACGAGCTCCACATCGTCTACCGCGTCAACGGCGCCAAGACCGGCAAGGGCAGTGCCACCTCCGCGCTCAGCCGCATCGTCAGACGCGGCGAGTCACCCGGCGTGCGCAAGGTGCACGCCGTACGGGGCGTCTCCTTCGTCTCCTACCGCGGCGAGGCCGTCGGCCTGATCGGCTCCAACGGCTCCGGCAAGTCGACGCTGCTGCGCGCCATCGCCGGCCTGCTGCCCGCCGAGAGCGGCCACGTGTACACCGACGGCCAGCCCTCGCTCCTCGGCGTCAACGCCGCCCTGATGAACGACCTCACGGGCGAACGGAACGTCATATTGGGCGGCCTCGCGATGGGGATGTCACGCGAGGAGATCAGGGAGCGCTATCAGCAGATCGTCGACTTCTCCGGCATCAACGAGAAGGGCGACTTCATCACGCTGCCGATGCGCACGTACTCCTCCGGCATGGCGGCGCGGCTGCGGTTCTCCATCGCCGCGGCCAAGGACCATGACGTACTGATGATCGACGAGGCACTGGCGACCGGTGACCGGTCCTTCCAGAAGCGCTCCGAGGACCGCATCCGCGAGCTGCGCAAGCACGCCGGCACGGTGTTCCTCGTCAGTCACAACAACAAGTCCATCCGCGACACCTGCGACCGTGTCCTGTGGCTGGAACGCGGCGAACTGCGCATGGACGGGCCGACGGACGAGGTCCTCAAGGAGTACGAGAAGTTCACCGGCAAGTAG